The following are encoded together in the Halobaculum limi genome:
- a CDS encoding hemolysin family protein, with product MVDIGLSIARLLVALFLVVLNGFFVAAEFAFVRVRATSVEQLAADGRAGSTALQDVMADLDNYLAVTQLGITIASLGLGWAGEPAIASLLEPVLASVLPEALIHLVAVAIGFSVITFLHVVFGELAPKTFAIAQTERLSLYLAPPMKIFYLLFYPGIIIFNGAANAFTQLLGVPPASESDETLGEREIRRVLARSSEEGDVDVAEVAMIERVFELDDTTVREVMVPLPDVVSVSADASIPAVRDVIFEAGHTRYPVVETDDPTQVAGFIDVKDVLRASEDPNAAMTAGDIAREILVVPETIASNDLLIQFRDERQQIAAVIDEWGSLEGIATVEDVVEALVGDLRDEFDIDEREPSIGRRDDGGFDLDGGVSLSAVNDALDVTFEHEVVDTIGGLVLSRLDRAPEVGDRVELAGRVVEVTDVDGTRIATVRIHPPEDDSEENAEE from the coding sequence ATGGTAGACATCGGCCTCTCGATCGCACGGCTCCTCGTCGCGTTGTTCCTCGTAGTTCTAAACGGATTTTTTGTCGCCGCCGAGTTCGCGTTCGTCCGAGTCAGGGCGACGTCAGTCGAACAGCTCGCTGCCGACGGACGAGCCGGCTCGACGGCGTTACAGGATGTGATGGCTGACCTCGACAACTACCTCGCGGTGACGCAGCTAGGTATCACGATTGCCTCGCTCGGCCTCGGGTGGGCGGGCGAACCCGCCATCGCGTCGCTGCTTGAGCCGGTATTAGCGTCGGTGCTTCCCGAAGCTCTGATCCATCTTGTCGCTGTCGCCATCGGGTTCTCGGTCATCACGTTCCTCCACGTGGTCTTCGGCGAGCTCGCACCGAAGACCTTCGCAATCGCTCAGACGGAGCGGCTCTCGCTGTACCTCGCTCCTCCGATGAAGATCTTCTATCTCCTCTTCTACCCCGGCATAATCATCTTTAACGGGGCGGCGAACGCGTTCACGCAACTGCTCGGCGTGCCGCCGGCTTCCGAGTCGGACGAGACGCTCGGTGAGCGGGAGATCCGCCGGGTCCTCGCCCGCTCTAGTGAGGAAGGAGACGTCGACGTCGCGGAGGTGGCGATGATCGAGCGCGTGTTCGAGCTCGACGACACAACCGTCCGCGAGGTGATGGTCCCGCTCCCCGACGTCGTGAGCGTCTCGGCCGACGCAAGCATTCCCGCCGTCCGCGATGTCATCTTCGAGGCGGGCCACACCCGCTATCCAGTCGTCGAAACCGACGACCCGACGCAGGTCGCCGGGTTCATCGACGTAAAGGACGTACTTCGTGCCAGTGAAGACCCGAACGCGGCGATGACGGCCGGCGACATCGCCCGCGAAATCCTCGTTGTTCCCGAGACGATCGCGAGTAACGACCTCCTGATCCAGTTCAGGGACGAGCGCCAGCAGATCGCCGCGGTCATTGACGAGTGGGGGTCACTCGAAGGCATCGCGACGGTGGAGGACGTCGTAGAAGCGCTCGTCGGGGACCTCCGCGACGAGTTCGACATCGACGAGCGCGAACCCTCGATTGGTCGGCGTGACGACGGCGGGTTCGATCTCGACGGCGGCGTCTCGCTCTCGGCAGTCAACGACGCGCTTGACGTCACTTTCGAGCACGAGGTGGTCGATACAATCGGTGGGCTCGTTCTCAGCCGCCTTGACCGCGCCCCTGAGGTCGGCGACCGAGTCGAACTGGCCGGGCGAGTCGTCGAGGTGACCGACGTCGACGGCACCAGGATCGCGACGGTTCGGATCCATCCACCCGAAGACGATTCCGAAGAAAACGCGGAGGAGTGA
- a CDS encoding helix-turn-helix transcriptional regulator, giving the protein MDDALSEVEFLARSANRVTVLQQLARGRHTRGELGDITNASQATLGRILDDFLDRSWIRHDDGEYIATATGRLVADSMTDLLSSLETEAKLREIIDYLPTHAMDFDLEHLADATITVPTEMRPSAPLKEVLAVMEDAAHLRVFSHAFNDQSIDIVERRVQAGEQTFEGVFAESAIAAIAKTEALWKRFKSLAASPDASVRVRTDGVPLAATIADGTVVFLLRDGRGLVQASLASTDERVLEWAVETHDHYWRTAVPFDPDRYETAGSDDT; this is encoded by the coding sequence ATGGACGACGCGCTGTCGGAAGTCGAGTTCCTCGCTCGCTCGGCAAACCGCGTGACTGTGTTGCAGCAACTGGCACGCGGCCGACACACCCGTGGAGAACTCGGTGACATAACCAACGCCTCCCAGGCGACGCTCGGTCGGATCCTCGACGACTTCCTCGATCGGTCGTGGATCCGACACGACGACGGCGAGTATATCGCGACGGCGACGGGCCGGTTGGTCGCCGACAGTATGACCGACCTCCTCAGCAGCCTCGAAACGGAGGCGAAGCTCCGGGAGATCATCGACTACCTGCCGACGCACGCGATGGACTTCGATCTTGAGCATCTCGCCGACGCGACGATCACGGTCCCGACCGAGATGCGGCCAAGCGCCCCGCTCAAGGAGGTGCTTGCAGTGATGGAGGATGCTGCACACCTACGTGTGTTTTCGCACGCGTTCAACGACCAGAGTATCGATATCGTCGAGCGGCGTGTACAGGCTGGCGAACAGACGTTCGAAGGCGTCTTTGCTGAGTCCGCGATCGCTGCGATCGCCAAGACGGAAGCGCTGTGGAAACGGTTCAAGTCGCTGGCCGCCTCGCCGGATGCCAGCGTTCGCGTTCGGACTGATGGGGTCCCGTTGGCGGCGACGATCGCTGATGGGACGGTCGTTTTTCTTCTCCGTGACGGTCGGGGTCTCGTGCAGGCGTCTCTCGCGAGCACCGACGAGCGCGTCCTCGAGTGGGCCGTCGAAACGCACGATCACTACTGGCGAACGGCGGTGCCGTTCGACCCCGACCGCTATGAGACCGCCGGAAGCGATGACACCTGA
- a CDS encoding DMT family transporter, translating to MSARRTIGLFLVSAVLFGGTFVAAKFGLAHLPPLIFVALRFDIGALVLVGYAAHRLSFADLRPRSLGDVVAILSTGVLVIGLTNASIFVGQQYTTSGVAAIVMSLNPILTMVFAALALSDERLTRRGVVGMFAGLVGVALVANPDPSTLAGSAGLSIIFAAAVLSALGAVTIRWADPTMSSTARTVWGVPIAAVVTHFLSFVAGEPSAVGPIPPAALLALAFLGIGSGAVAYLTYFALIDAAGATRANLLFYFTPVVSALGGWFLLNETISPLTVLGFAVIFAGFLLVGSASIASTLASRRPRTWARWVTVRSRVRSTLHISTNNGARADTDR from the coding sequence ATGAGTGCCCGGCGAACCATCGGGCTGTTCCTCGTCTCAGCGGTGCTGTTCGGCGGCACGTTCGTCGCCGCGAAGTTCGGGCTTGCACACCTCCCACCGTTGATCTTCGTCGCCCTACGGTTCGACATCGGTGCGCTCGTGCTGGTTGGGTACGCTGCGCATCGACTGTCGTTTGCCGACCTCCGGCCACGATCTCTCGGCGACGTGGTCGCCATCTTGTCGACCGGCGTCCTCGTGATTGGCCTGACGAACGCGTCGATCTTCGTTGGGCAACAGTACACAACGAGCGGCGTCGCCGCGATCGTGATGAGCCTCAACCCCATCTTGACGATGGTCTTCGCCGCCCTCGCCCTGTCGGACGAACGGCTCACCCGACGCGGAGTCGTCGGTATGTTCGCCGGACTTGTCGGGGTCGCGCTGGTCGCAAACCCGGACCCCAGCACGCTCGCCGGGAGCGCCGGCCTGTCGATCATCTTCGCCGCCGCGGTCCTGAGTGCACTCGGCGCCGTCACGATCCGGTGGGCTGACCCCACGATGTCGAGCACCGCGCGAACAGTGTGGGGAGTACCGATAGCCGCGGTCGTCACCCATTTCCTCAGCTTCGTGGCCGGCGAACCGTCGGCTGTGGGGCCGATCCCGCCCGCGGCACTACTCGCGCTTGCGTTCCTCGGGATCGGATCCGGGGCGGTCGCGTATCTCACGTACTTCGCGCTGATCGACGCCGCTGGCGCGACGCGAGCCAATCTGTTATTCTACTTCACGCCAGTCGTCTCGGCGCTTGGCGGGTGGTTCCTACTCAACGAGACCATCTCGCCTCTCACCGTGCTCGGGTTTGCCGTGATCTTCGCCGGATTCCTCTTGGTCGGGAGCGCGTCGATCGCGTCGACCCTCGCGAGCCGGCGCCCACGGACGTGGGCACGATGGGTCACGGTGCGCAGTCGAGTGCGCTCGACGCTCCATATTTCGACGAACAATGGGGCACGGGCCGACACGGACCGGTAG
- a CDS encoding cytochrome P450, with the protein MSGTNPHPPTPSGLPVLGNTAGFVRDPFGFVRESVKTTGDAFRMRLLGKDVYVLGHPDLVESALLDRDSFAKLDDFTLAFGDALLAVHGDQWRRQRHAMEEFFSPTRIADHADAMTAIAESRIDRWGATETVRVDEEMRAIALENLFEVVLGHSLPDEELTELAEVANTLNLWFKPSSWVLPEWMPTPARRKFRRGSAELRARSQELLSDGRKAPTEDSLLARLAALRDDPDSGFDESEILDQVVGMVFAGHETTALSMTYALHQIGSHPKVAERVYTELDDVIDGSPSVSDLQDLEYLDRVLNETFRLYPPVHAIPRVTTEQTTVGGYTIPADAPVLLSVWSLHRDPRFWDDPLEFDPSRWEDAGPRERGYTFVPFGAGPRICIGRHFARLEAKATLATVGRKYRIEALGDLAVSPKMTTQPTEPVCIRFSRHPD; encoded by the coding sequence GTGTCAGGGACGAATCCGCACCCTCCGACGCCGTCAGGGCTGCCGGTGCTCGGCAACACCGCCGGTTTCGTTCGCGATCCCTTTGGGTTCGTCCGCGAATCCGTCAAGACCACCGGCGATGCATTTCGGATGCGGCTACTCGGCAAGGATGTGTACGTGCTCGGTCATCCGGATCTCGTCGAGTCTGCGCTCTTAGATCGCGATTCGTTCGCGAAACTCGACGACTTTACCCTCGCCTTCGGTGACGCCCTCCTCGCTGTCCACGGCGATCAGTGGCGTCGACAGCGCCACGCGATGGAGGAGTTCTTCAGCCCCACACGGATCGCTGACCACGCGGACGCGATGACAGCGATTGCGGAGTCGCGAATTGATAGGTGGGGTGCTACCGAGACCGTTCGCGTCGACGAGGAGATGCGTGCGATCGCGCTTGAGAACCTGTTCGAAGTGGTACTCGGCCACTCACTCCCAGACGAGGAGCTAACCGAACTTGCTGAAGTTGCCAACACACTCAATCTCTGGTTCAAGCCGTCCTCCTGGGTGCTCCCCGAGTGGATGCCAACCCCAGCGCGTCGGAAGTTCCGACGTGGTTCAGCCGAACTCCGAGCCCGGTCACAGGAGCTGTTGTCTGACGGACGCAAAGCGCCGACGGAGGACAGTTTGCTCGCGAGGCTTGCGGCGTTGCGCGACGATCCCGACTCAGGATTCGACGAGTCAGAAATACTTGATCAAGTTGTGGGGATGGTGTTCGCTGGCCACGAGACGACGGCGCTCTCGATGACGTACGCGCTTCACCAGATCGGTTCTCACCCCAAAGTCGCCGAGCGTGTGTACACAGAACTTGATGACGTCATCGACGGGTCGCCCTCGGTGTCTGACTTGCAGGACCTGGAGTATCTCGATCGGGTGCTCAACGAGACGTTCCGGCTGTACCCACCTGTCCACGCGATCCCTCGTGTCACGACCGAGCAGACCACTGTGGGCGGATACACGATTCCGGCCGATGCACCGGTGTTGCTCAGTGTCTGGAGCCTCCACCGTGACCCGCGATTTTGGGACGACCCGCTTGAGTTCGACCCGAGTCGGTGGGAGGATGCAGGCCCCCGCGAACGGGGATACACGTTCGTCCCGTTCGGAGCCGGGCCGCGGATCTGTATCGGTCGTCACTTCGCGCGCCTCGAGGCGAAAGCGACGCTCGCGACAGTGGGTCGGAAGTATCGAATAGAGGCGCTTGGAGATCTTGCGGTGTCACCGAAAATGACGACACAACCAACCGAGCCCGTGTGTATCCGATTTTCGCGCCATCCGGACTAG
- a CDS encoding winged helix-turn-helix domain-containing protein has product MSETDTGTADGGPFAEQQRLFKLLSQDTRHLIIQELLGHPAHLMSLAELEYMTGKSQAAIKDQLETLIDAGLLARYIYEPSEGKRDLPSQFYGFTERGVEILHDYKYLRGLPVARALYENTRKTEKIERHESAPRPEIPDAVAQALEFDEPDLGTVDGGTTR; this is encoded by the coding sequence ATGAGCGAAACCGACACTGGTACGGCCGATGGGGGGCCGTTCGCGGAACAACAGCGGCTGTTCAAGCTGCTGTCCCAGGATACGCGCCATCTCATCATCCAAGAGCTGCTGGGCCACCCCGCACATCTGATGTCGCTCGCCGAACTCGAGTATATGACTGGGAAGAGCCAAGCAGCTATCAAAGATCAGCTGGAGACGTTGATCGACGCCGGGCTCCTCGCACGCTACATATACGAACCAAGTGAGGGAAAACGTGATCTCCCTTCCCAGTTCTACGGGTTCACGGAGCGGGGCGTCGAGATTCTCCACGACTACAAATATCTCCGTGGCCTCCCGGTCGCACGCGCCCTCTACGAGAACACGCGGAAGACCGAGAAAATCGAACGCCACGAATCGGCCCCCCGACCGGAGATTCCGGATGCTGTCGCGCAAGCCCTCGAGTTTGACGAGCCCGATCTCGGCACCGTTGATGGTGGGACAACCCGATAG
- a CDS encoding PQQ-dependent sugar dehydrogenase has product MDDGRVSRRRVLAAVALSGSLAGCTGVLGGNPGAASQSDSTPAEQTDTPESATSVEITEALTGISSPWGLAFLPDESGLLVTEQDGQLLLADVESGDQTELTGVPEVYARGQGGLLDVTLHPDFDANQFVYLTYSVAGDGGSTTRVGRGRLERDAGRLAEFEPIYTARPFVESTGHYGSRALFDTEGYLYVSVGDRQFKNFGPDHVAQDLSNDLGSVLRLNDDGSIPDSNPFVDDSEASGAVFTYGNRNPQGLALHPETGAVWETEYGERDGDEINILEAGGNYGWPVADNSCEYGSDDSVGVPHDEREDVIAPVFGWPCGTGGFPPSGATFYDGDAFPDWRGDLFVAGTAKQYLAHFTVDGREVTEVASLLADRGQRLRDVTVSPVSGHLYVAVDADDAPIYRIAPEA; this is encoded by the coding sequence ATGGATGACGGACGCGTATCTCGACGCCGCGTGCTCGCAGCAGTTGCCCTCTCGGGCTCACTAGCCGGCTGTACTGGCGTGTTGGGAGGGAATCCTGGAGCGGCTTCCCAAAGTGACTCAACACCAGCCGAACAGACGGACACCCCCGAGTCGGCCACCAGTGTCGAGATCACGGAGGCGTTGACCGGCATCTCGAGCCCCTGGGGGCTTGCGTTCTTGCCTGATGAATCTGGGCTGTTGGTGACTGAGCAGGACGGACAGCTCCTACTAGCAGATGTCGAAAGCGGTGACCAAACAGAACTGACAGGGGTACCTGAGGTCTATGCCCGCGGGCAGGGTGGGCTGTTGGACGTGACGCTACACCCCGATTTTGACGCGAATCAGTTCGTCTATCTCACTTATTCTGTTGCAGGCGACGGTGGCTCGACTACGCGCGTTGGTCGCGGACGACTCGAGCGTGATGCGGGCCGGCTTGCTGAGTTCGAACCAATCTACACGGCCCGTCCATTCGTTGAGTCAACTGGCCACTATGGTTCGCGAGCTCTCTTCGATACTGAGGGGTATCTCTATGTCAGTGTCGGCGATCGGCAGTTCAAGAACTTCGGCCCGGATCACGTTGCACAGGATCTGAGCAATGATCTCGGATCGGTACTGCGACTGAACGACGATGGGAGTATCCCCGACTCGAATCCCTTTGTTGATGATTCGGAGGCATCTGGTGCAGTGTTTACCTACGGTAATCGGAATCCGCAGGGGCTCGCGCTCCATCCTGAAACGGGTGCGGTGTGGGAGACGGAGTACGGCGAGCGCGACGGTGACGAGATCAATATTCTTGAAGCGGGCGGGAACTACGGCTGGCCCGTCGCCGACAACTCCTGTGAATACGGCAGCGATGACTCAGTTGGTGTCCCACACGACGAGCGTGAAGACGTGATTGCGCCAGTTTTCGGATGGCCTTGTGGGACTGGGGGGTTCCCACCGAGTGGAGCCACGTTCTATGACGGGGACGCGTTCCCCGATTGGCGTGGCGATTTGTTCGTTGCGGGCACGGCAAAGCAGTATCTCGCACACTTCACTGTTGACGGGCGGGAGGTGACGGAAGTAGCGTCACTGCTTGCAGACCGTGGTCAACGCCTCCGAGATGTGACGGTGTCGCCTGTCTCGGGTCACCTCTACGTAGCCGTTGATGCTGATGATGCGCCGATCTATCGGATCGCACCTGAGGCGTGA